The Bacteroidota bacterium genome window below encodes:
- a CDS encoding VOC family protein: STDYTALMSKVMSNGNGRIKFPLNEPAEGKKKSQIEEYVDFYQGAGVQHVAMATDDIIHTVTELKNRGVEFLYVPGNYYDTVIDRVGEIDENMKVLKKLGILVDRDDEGYLLQIFTRPVQDRPTVFYEIIQRKGAKSFGKGNFKALFEAIEAEQMRRGTL; the protein is encoded by the coding sequence TCAACCGACTATACCGCATTGATGAGCAAGGTCATGTCGAACGGGAACGGCAGAATAAAATTTCCGCTGAATGAGCCGGCCGAAGGTAAAAAGAAGAGCCAGATCGAGGAGTATGTCGATTTCTACCAAGGCGCAGGAGTGCAACATGTTGCAATGGCTACCGATGATATCATTCACACCGTTACGGAATTGAAAAACAGAGGCGTTGAGTTTCTTTATGTTCCGGGAAACTATTACGACACGGTGATCGACAGGGTAGGGGAGATCGATGAAAACATGAAAGTATTAAAGAAACTGGGTATTCTGGTCGATCGTGATGATGAGGGATATCTCCTGCAGATTTTCACCCGCCCCGTGCAGGATCGCCCGACAGTGTTCTATGAGATCATCCAGCGCAAAGGCGCCAAATCATTTGGAAAAGGCAATTTTAAAGCGCTCTTCGAAGCAATCGAAGCAGAACAGATGAGAAGGGGAACGTTGTGA
- the fahA gene encoding fumarylacetoacetase: MIDINSKSWLSIPVDSDFPIQNIPFGIIRTKGNAPRPATIIGDTVIDLSAMADFGFFDNLGIEDLTPFYKPFLNDFIALGKKHTNAVRERVAEVFSAGNDELKEYPEAREMILIPVNDAEMLMPVQVGDYTDFYSSREHATNVGMMFRDPDNALLPNWLHIPVGYHGRSSSIVVSGTHVHRPNGQTKPDNAPLPVFGPSRQLDFELEMAFITGKSTELGNNVPVDRAEDYIFGMVLFNDLSARDIQKWEYVPLGPFLSKSFASVISPWIVTLEALEYFRTKGPVQEPQVLPYLQSDGEKTFDINLEVLIQPEGSVPNSFCRSNFKYLYWNMSQQLAHQTVNGCNINVGDMYASGTISGADPGSYGSLLELTWKGTKPVHLPDGSVRTFLLDGDSVIMKGFCEKDGLRIGFGESACTLLPAKKIV, encoded by the coding sequence ATGATAGATATAAATTCAAAATCATGGCTCTCCATTCCGGTTGATTCTGATTTTCCTATTCAGAACATTCCGTTTGGGATAATTCGGACAAAGGGAAATGCCCCCAGGCCCGCTACTATCATCGGGGATACCGTGATCGACCTCTCGGCAATGGCGGATTTCGGATTCTTCGATAACCTGGGTATCGAAGACCTGACCCCTTTCTACAAACCTTTCCTGAATGATTTCATTGCACTGGGGAAAAAGCATACCAATGCAGTACGGGAAAGAGTCGCTGAGGTATTTTCAGCCGGTAATGATGAACTGAAAGAATACCCCGAAGCCCGGGAAATGATCCTGATACCTGTAAATGACGCAGAAATGCTCATGCCGGTGCAGGTTGGCGATTATACCGATTTTTACTCCAGCCGTGAACATGCTACTAATGTTGGCATGATGTTCCGCGACCCGGATAATGCGCTTCTTCCCAATTGGCTGCATATTCCCGTGGGTTATCACGGAAGAAGCTCTTCCATCGTTGTCAGCGGTACTCACGTTCACCGCCCCAACGGACAAACCAAACCGGATAACGCTCCCCTGCCTGTCTTCGGACCTTCCCGACAACTGGATTTTGAACTGGAAATGGCTTTTATCACCGGAAAATCAACGGAACTGGGAAACAATGTCCCTGTCGACCGCGCCGAAGATTATATTTTTGGTATGGTACTTTTTAACGATCTGTCGGCCCGTGATATCCAGAAATGGGAATATGTACCGCTGGGACCTTTTCTCAGTAAAAGCTTTGCTTCGGTCATTTCCCCCTGGATAGTCACCCTCGAAGCCCTGGAATATTTCCGCACAAAAGGACCTGTCCAGGAACCACAAGTGCTGCCTTACCTGCAGTCGGATGGGGAGAAAACTTTCGATATCAACCTCGAAGTTTTAATACAACCGGAAGGCTCAGTGCCGAATAGCTTTTGCCGGTCTAATTTTAAATATCTTTACTGGAATATGAGCCAGCAACTGGCTCATCAAACGGTAAACGGTTGTAACATCAATGTTGGCGATATGTATGCTTCAGGAACCATCAGCGGCGCTGATCCCGGTTCCTACGGCTCCCTGCTTGAACTGACATGGAAGGGGACAAAACCCGTCCATTTGCCCGATGGTAGCGTGAGGA